The sequence below is a genomic window from Ignavibacteriales bacterium.
AAGTGGGTACGATTTTCCGCGTCTGTAAAACTGAAGGCACTAAGCAATTCTAAAATTCCTTTTATGCTGGTAAAATTTATTCCGTCTCCGGATATCGCATTAAGAAATCTTGCGGGAGATATTCTTCTTAACTGCAGAAGCAACCCTGTAACCGCATTAACGGAGTTTTTACCTACCGGAAATGATGATGACAAAAAATTCGCGGCGGATTTACTTGGATTAATCGGAGATAAAAATGCGGCGCCTTCAATAATTCAGTTATTAAAATCTTCGGACAATGATAATGTAATACTCGCATGCCTTGAGGCGTTCGGTAATATGCAATGTGATGCCGCTGTTGATGATATAATTACAATATATGATAAGAACGAAGTATTCAAACCAACCGCGGTTGAAGCACTCGGCAAGATAGGCTCGGATGACGCACTGCGTTTTATAATTTCCCGATACGAAGATGAGGACTCTTTAACTCAATTCTCAATGATCGAAGCTTTGGGTTTAATAGGATCGGAAGAAACTTACTTCTTCTGTCTTAACCAGCTTAATAACACATCCGGTCCTTTAACGTGGCCATTGCTTCATTCTATCCAGCAGTTAAAAATGAAATTCGGGTTTGATATTCCTTATGATGAAAAAATTAAGAACTCCATTTTATACACACTTAAAGAAGGCGAAGTAAAATACAAACTGGCGGCAGCGCATATTGTTTCCGTGTTCGGTGACCCTGATCTGCTTGTTGAAACCCTTAATGTTCTTGGTATTGACGCTGAGCTTGATGATGAAATAAAATCAAAAGTGTTTGAGAATGCCGGAATGCTTCTTCCAAAACTATCAGCATTGATAAAAACCTCACCGGCAGGTTTGAAAAACTTATTACTTATAGTCGAAGAACTTCTGCTCATTAACAGGGAAAGGTTTGTATCACTTATTTCACCGATTGAATTCAGAAACCTTGTGGATGGTTTTGCGTCATGTCTTGAAAACCCGGATGAAGAAATAAGAAGGCTTGCAATGGAGTTGCTGTTTGGTGTTGATGAATCAACCGCAATGTTGTTTACCGATATTATGCTCGGTGATTCCAACATCTGGAATAAACTTAAACTTGTGGAACTGCTCGACTCTGTACAGAGTGAGCAGTCAAATGAAGCCTTAAAGAAATTAGCTGATGATTCAGAAGTTATGATTGCAGACAGAGCATCTTTCACGTTATCATCAAGAAATATTGCCACGACAACTTTAGGAATTAACAATTAACATGGCTTTACAAACGAATACTTTTCAATCTGCGTTTCAACCTGCTACATACGATACCGGTAAAGATCTTGTTCTAAGCGCCCAGGGGTTTTCCAACTGGAGAAAGTATATTTATGACAACTGCGGTATTTATTTTCAGGATAACAAAAAATATCTTCTTGAAAGCAGGCTGCTTAAAAGAATAAAATTTCTCGGGCTTCAGACTTACGAAGAATATTTTGATTTCATACGCTTTAACACAAAAGGATTAAGTGAAAAAAAATATTTGTATGAAGCTATAACCATTAATGAAACTTTTTTCTTCAGGAATCAGCCGCAGCTTGATGCGATGGTCTCGACAATAATTCCCGATCTAATAAAACAAAAAGCAAATGGCGGTAAAACAAAAATTAAAATATGGAGCGCGGCATCATCATCAGGTGAAGAAGCGTACTCCATTGCAATGGTGCTGACTGATCTTATCAAGCCAAAGTATCCGAATGTTGAATTTGAAATTGTAGGTACGGATATAAACTTTGCAGTTGTTGAAACCGCGAAGCGCGGTGTTTACAGGGAATATTCAATACGAAACGCACCTCCCTACTATCTCAAAAAATATTTCCGGTTCAATAACGGCGAGTATGAAATTGATGACAATATCAGGAAGATGGCATCATTTAAAATTTTAAACCTGTTCGATGAAGCAGGGATGAAATCAATGATCAACTTTGATATAATCTTTTGCGCAAACGTGCTTATTTATTTTGACGCAGCGTCAAAGATCAAAGTTGTTTCCAACCTTTATAATTCACTTAACCGCAGCGGATACCTTTTTATAGGTTATGCTGAAACGCTGCATGGTATTTCAAACGCATTTAAAATTGTCAGCTATCCAAAAACAATTGGTTACAAAAAGGAGTAACTAAGGAATGAAAAAAGTTATCCTGGTTGCAGATGATTCTCCAACCATTCGCAAGTTCGTTTCATTTGCTCTAACTGTTCAGGGCTTCGAGATAATCCAGGTTTGCGACGGTATGGAAGCTCTTGAGAAACTGCCGGCGGAAAAAATAGATCTGATTATAACCGATCTGAATATGCCCAACCTTGACGGGTTTGAACTCATAAAATCAATCCGCGAAAATCCGGAGTTGAAAGAGATACCTATCATCATACTTTCATCACTATCGGGAAGTGAAGAAATTGAAAAAGGTTTATCATCAGGCGCTAATTCATATATAATAAAACCATTCGATCCGAAGCGGATAGTTTATGAAGTTTCAAAATATTTAAATTGAAAAGAAGAGGAACAATGTTATGTCACTAAAATTTTTGGTTGTTGATGATTCAGTTACAATGCGAAGAATAGTTGCTAACTCACTGAAAAATCTTGGTTATAATGATTTTGTTGAAGCAGGCGACGGTAAGGAAGCACTTACTAAACTTGCTACGGACGATTCAATAAATTTTGTAATCACTGACTGGAATATGCCTGTGTTCTCAGGACTCGAACTTATAAAAGCCATTCGCAGTGACGACAGGCTTTCCAAATTACCTGTGCTAATGGTAACAACCCGCGGGGTAAAGGAAGATATTGTTGATGCGCTTCAGTCGGGCGTAAATAATTATGTGGTAAAACCTTTCACGCCGCAGATATTAAAAGAAAAAATTGACCAGATAATGGCAGCGGCATAATAAGGAGAAAATGATGAAACAACTAAGTAACATGCAGCAGATTTTCGATAAACTTGATGATCTGAAAAAATTATTCCTCTACGGCGAAAAGATTATTCCTGTAATCAAAAATCTTGTTGACTTTATGCGCGAGACGGGTCCACTGCTTGAGAACATTAATAATTCTATTGCAGACAGCACAAATAAAATTCCCAAAGCTTCGGATCAAATAGATAATGTTACAAGTGCAACGGAACTTGCAACAACTGAGATTCTTGATCTTGTTGATGTGATTTCAAACGAAGTTACTCTCATTGAGAAATCTCTCAAACAAATTGTTGATGTTGAAAACAAAAGAGAAAAAATATTAGCGGCAATCAGTTCTGAAGCAAAAGATAATTCCAAAATCATTTCGCTCCTTAATGATTATAAATCTTCCGGAAATATTATCCAGGTTGCGACTCCTTTACTTGAATCGTTAAAGAGGATCGGAACGGATGTTTACAACATTACGCTTTCATTACAGGTTCAGGATATTACCGCACAGCAGTTAGCTGCTGTAAACCATCTTATCGGTTCGGTTCAGGAAAAACTTACTTCTCTAATTACAGAAATCGAAGATACTGATGTACGAGACCTGAGCGATAAATCAGTTTCGGTTCCTGATTCAGGTTCATTTAATCCTGACGCAAGATATAACAGTTCTGCCAGCAGGCAGCAGTTAGCAGATTCACTTGTTAACCAGGAAACAAAAAAAACAACACAGGCGGAAATAGATAAATTCTTTGCATAACCATGGAAAACAATAATACATACGCAATGTTGACCGATCCCGAGATGAAGGAAATCGTCGACAGTTTTATAGTTGAAACAACTGAAATTCTTGAAAACCTGAATTCGGATCTTGTTGTACTGGAAAAGAAACCAAAGGATGCAGAGCTCCTTAACAAGATTTTCAGATCCTTCCATACTATAAAAGGTACATCAGGATTTTTAGGACTTGAACAGACAACTAAAGTAACTCATAAGTGCGAGGATATCCTCAACAAACTGCGTAAAGGTGAAGCCGACCTGACCACCGAGATAATGGACGGAATACTTCTCTCTTATGATAAGATAAAGAGTCTGCTGGCAGCTATCGCAAATGATAAAAATGAAAATGTTGAAGTTGAGGAGACAATAGAAATTCTTACTTCACTTATCAGTGAAATGGAAACAGGTACACAGCCGGCAAAGAAGAAATCCAGAAAGAAGCAGACAAAAAAAACTGAAGTAAAAACACCGGAACCTGTTGTTGAAGTAACTGCCGGTAAAGTTGAAGAAAAACCTTTGGTTAAAGAAAAAGAATCCCCCGTTAAAGTTGAAAAAACTGCTGACAAAATTTCTACAGCTAAGATTGAAGATACAAGCATACGAGTTGATGTAGAACGTCTTGATGAACTTTTGAATATAGTTTCTGAGCTCGTTCTCGGCAGGAACAGACTTGCACAGGTAAACTCAGAAGCGGCACTTGAATATGAAGGGACAAAAC
It includes:
- a CDS encoding HEAT repeat domain-containing protein, translating into MDSAQLNKEEILRLLNSADPVSKAEIINQLEDETADETVVEKLCSLLSDEDKWVRFSASVKLKALSNSKIPFMLVKFIPSPDIALRNLAGDILLNCRSNPVTALTEFLPTGNDDDKKFAADLLGLIGDKNAAPSIIQLLKSSDNDNVILACLEAFGNMQCDAAVDDIITIYDKNEVFKPTAVEALGKIGSDDALRFIISRYEDEDSLTQFSMIEALGLIGSEETYFFCLNQLNNTSGPLTWPLLHSIQQLKMKFGFDIPYDEKIKNSILYTLKEGEVKYKLAAAHIVSVFGDPDLLVETLNVLGIDAELDDEIKSKVFENAGMLLPKLSALIKTSPAGLKNLLLIVEELLLINRERFVSLISPIEFRNLVDGFASCLENPDEEIRRLAMELLFGVDESTAMLFTDIMLGDSNIWNKLKLVELLDSVQSEQSNEALKKLADDSEVMIADRASFTLSSRNIATTTLGINN
- a CDS encoding protein-glutamate O-methyltransferase CheR → MALQTNTFQSAFQPATYDTGKDLVLSAQGFSNWRKYIYDNCGIYFQDNKKYLLESRLLKRIKFLGLQTYEEYFDFIRFNTKGLSEKKYLYEAITINETFFFRNQPQLDAMVSTIIPDLIKQKANGGKTKIKIWSAASSSGEEAYSIAMVLTDLIKPKYPNVEFEIVGTDINFAVVETAKRGVYREYSIRNAPPYYLKKYFRFNNGEYEIDDNIRKMASFKILNLFDEAGMKSMINFDIIFCANVLIYFDAASKIKVVSNLYNSLNRSGYLFIGYAETLHGISNAFKIVSYPKTIGYKKE
- a CDS encoding response regulator yields the protein MKKVILVADDSPTIRKFVSFALTVQGFEIIQVCDGMEALEKLPAEKIDLIITDLNMPNLDGFELIKSIRENPELKEIPIIILSSLSGSEEIEKGLSSGANSYIIKPFDPKRIVYEVSKYLN
- a CDS encoding protein phosphatase CheZ — translated: MKQLSNMQQIFDKLDDLKKLFLYGEKIIPVIKNLVDFMRETGPLLENINNSIADSTNKIPKASDQIDNVTSATELATTEILDLVDVISNEVTLIEKSLKQIVDVENKREKILAAISSEAKDNSKIISLLNDYKSSGNIIQVATPLLESLKRIGTDVYNITLSLQVQDITAQQLAAVNHLIGSVQEKLTSLITEIEDTDVRDLSDKSVSVPDSGSFNPDARYNSSASRQQLADSLVNQETKKTTQAEIDKFFA
- a CDS encoding response regulator; its protein translation is MSLKFLVVDDSVTMRRIVANSLKNLGYNDFVEAGDGKEALTKLATDDSINFVITDWNMPVFSGLELIKAIRSDDRLSKLPVLMVTTRGVKEDIVDALQSGVNNYVVKPFTPQILKEKIDQIMAAA